In a single window of the Oecophyllibacter saccharovorans genome:
- a CDS encoding lysophospholipid acyltransferase family protein, whose amino-acid sequence MSLLRGALFNAYLVLLTLVMGLGTFPLRLAHQHRLALDYAKLWSRAVLWGFEKICGVKIVIEGRENLGQGACVIASQHQSFFDGFIWMVLATDPAYVIKRELTRIPLVGPMLVLSGMIPVDRQGGPQALRDMMARTAAALKDGRQVILFPEGTRTQPGTRAPLQSGIIALARQAGRLPVLPVVTNSGLFWPRSPWRKNPGILKVRIGKPLPQVSGRALLGEIDSAWDRLCAQAGLLRTAQTEIPPETPPLPAPSRVEETETSA is encoded by the coding sequence ATGAGCTTGCTCCGTGGTGCTCTCTTCAACGCCTACCTGGTTCTCCTGACGCTTGTCATGGGCCTGGGCACCTTTCCTCTGCGTCTCGCCCATCAGCACCGGTTGGCCCTTGACTATGCGAAACTCTGGTCACGCGCCGTCCTGTGGGGGTTTGAGAAGATCTGCGGCGTGAAAATCGTCATTGAAGGGCGCGAGAACCTCGGTCAGGGCGCCTGCGTCATCGCCTCGCAACATCAGTCCTTCTTCGATGGCTTCATCTGGATGGTGCTGGCAACGGATCCCGCCTATGTCATCAAACGTGAACTGACGCGCATTCCCCTGGTCGGGCCGATGCTGGTGCTCAGTGGCATGATCCCTGTTGATCGCCAGGGGGGACCGCAAGCCTTGCGTGACATGATGGCCCGCACTGCAGCCGCGCTGAAGGATGGAAGGCAGGTCATTCTTTTCCCTGAAGGCACCCGCACCCAGCCCGGCACCAGGGCCCCCTTGCAATCCGGCATCATCGCCCTGGCTCGGCAGGCAGGCAGGCTGCCCGTCCTGCCGGTCGTTACCAATTCAGGTCTTTTCTGGCCCCGCTCTCCCTGGCGCAAAAATCCCGGCATATTGAAAGTCCGGATTGGCAAACCGCTGCCCCAGGTCTCAGGCCGGGCGCTGCTGGGAGAGATCGACAGCGCCTGGGACAGGCTCTGTGCTCAGGCAGGCCTTCTCCGCACAGCTCAGACTGAAATCCCTCCTGAGACCCCCCCTCTCCCTGCCCCTTCCCGGGTGGAGGAGACAGAAACCAGCGCCTGA
- the gloB gene encoding hydroxyacylglutathione hydrolase yields the protein MKDNYAWLIRSAASPGVVVVDPGEAQPLEKRLGHTPVIAILLTHLHSDHIQGAPALAAHYHAPVYGPANTHPTHVLKGGETLDLQGLTVEVLDTPGHASGHLSYYVPAVPAVMTGDTLFSGGCGRLFDGTAEDLFHSFRKYDQLPPQTLVCPGHEYTAANLDFIAGLAEQGNPGVSGLSAARLHDRREEVRALRAQNQPSVPVSLVVEQATNPFLRARTPTQLAALRSAKDRA from the coding sequence TTGAAAGACAATTACGCCTGGCTTATCCGTTCTGCCGCCTCGCCTGGCGTGGTGGTGGTTGATCCCGGTGAAGCCCAGCCGCTTGAAAAGAGGTTGGGCCACACGCCAGTGATCGCCATTCTGCTGACCCATCTGCACAGTGACCACATCCAAGGCGCCCCAGCACTCGCAGCACATTATCACGCGCCGGTGTATGGCCCTGCCAACACCCATCCAACACATGTGCTCAAAGGCGGAGAAACACTGGATCTGCAGGGCCTGACCGTCGAGGTGCTGGACACGCCCGGTCATGCCAGTGGGCATCTTTCCTATTATGTACCGGCCGTGCCGGCCGTAATGACGGGGGATACGCTTTTCAGTGGCGGGTGCGGCCGGCTGTTCGATGGCACTGCTGAAGATCTTTTCCACAGTTTCCGGAAATACGATCAGCTGCCGCCCCAGACCCTGGTATGCCCCGGGCATGAATACACTGCTGCCAATCTGGACTTCATTGCCGGGCTTGCTGAGCAGGGAAACCCGGGGGTCTCTGGCCTGTCTGCAGCCCGGCTTCATGATCGACGGGAAGAGGTACGTGCCCTGAGAGCGCAGAACCAGCCGAGTGTGCCGGTCAGCTTAGTGGTGGAGCAGGCGACCAATCCTTTCCTGCGGGCCCGGACTCCCACTCAGCTGGCAGCGTTGCGTTCTGCAAAGGACAGGGCCTGA
- a CDS encoding phosphatidylserine decarboxylase: MSLIQSFRYVISRPNRAALPFIGAGLATALIGRATPWRLTRALGTAGLLFTGFCLYFFRDPKRFTPEDDQVVLAAADGRVTSIDLVSPPEDLGMSAEPVWRVCTFLSVLDVHINRIPVSGTVTALAYHAGTFVNASLDKASEENERNGLCITMADGRQVAVVQIAGLIARRIICDVVPGEQVTAGERFGLIRFGSRTDVYLPPGVKPIVSKGQTMVGGETVLARL, from the coding sequence ATGTCGCTTATCCAGTCATTCAGATATGTCATTTCACGCCCCAATCGCGCCGCCCTGCCCTTTATCGGAGCGGGTCTGGCCACAGCCCTAATCGGACGCGCAACGCCCTGGCGCCTTACGCGCGCGCTCGGCACGGCAGGGTTGCTCTTCACCGGTTTCTGTCTCTATTTCTTCCGCGATCCCAAGCGTTTCACCCCTGAAGATGACCAGGTCGTCCTGGCTGCAGCTGATGGACGGGTCACTTCCATAGATCTCGTTTCCCCACCTGAAGATCTGGGCATGTCTGCCGAGCCGGTCTGGCGGGTATGCACTTTCCTGTCTGTGCTGGACGTCCATATCAACCGCATTCCCGTCAGCGGTACTGTGACAGCCCTGGCTTACCATGCCGGCACCTTCGTCAATGCCAGTCTCGACAAAGCGTCTGAAGAAAATGAACGCAACGGCCTGTGCATCACCATGGCTGACGGCCGGCAGGTGGCCGTCGTGCAGATCGCCGGGCTGATTGCGCGCCGGATCATCTGCGATGTGGTGCCGGGCGAGCAGGTGACGGCAGGGGAGCGCTTCGGACTGATCCGCTTCGGCTCGCGCACGGATGTCTATCTTCCGCCCGGGGTCAAACCGATCGTCTCCAAAGGCCAGACCATGGTCGGCGGCGAAACGGTTCTGGCCCGTCTCTGA
- a CDS encoding CDP-alcohol phosphatidyltransferase family protein, whose amino-acid sequence MDQALAEPQEDVVPARPSSPHQSRRRRARRRGLSFNRLVPNILTMLGLCAGLSAMRFALLGQFGMAAGALLFAACMDGLDGRIARLLRGTSRFGAEFDSLSDFVCFGVVPPFMLMMWSLPPRSRFGFIPCLMFTVCMALRLARFNATLDDDSKPEYAASFFSGVPAPAGAGLALFPVFVGLEAQRNDLPGLEVFAHSPWLSAACLIVTAFLLVSTLPVWSFKNFKVPSQLIVPLLLGTGLYAAFLVTEPWGALASAGLLYLIMLPFSRRSYWHLRHEAEEDRRLGGQTVTAPRSSPPSAG is encoded by the coding sequence ATGGACCAGGCTCTCGCAGAACCGCAGGAAGATGTCGTCCCTGCCCGTCCGTCCAGCCCTCACCAATCCAGACGGCGGCGGGCACGGCGGCGCGGGCTGTCCTTCAACCGGCTGGTGCCCAATATCCTGACCATGCTCGGTCTCTGTGCCGGGTTGAGCGCCATGCGCTTCGCGCTGCTGGGTCAGTTCGGCATGGCAGCAGGCGCGCTCCTCTTCGCTGCCTGCATGGACGGCTTGGACGGACGTATCGCCCGCCTGCTCCGCGGCACGTCGCGTTTCGGCGCCGAATTCGACAGTCTTTCCGACTTCGTCTGTTTCGGCGTCGTCCCGCCCTTCATGCTCATGATGTGGTCGCTCCCGCCCCGCTCCCGCTTCGGCTTCATTCCCTGCCTGATGTTCACGGTGTGCATGGCGTTGCGCCTGGCGCGCTTCAATGCGACGCTTGATGATGACAGCAAGCCGGAATACGCTGCCAGCTTTTTCAGTGGCGTGCCGGCCCCTGCGGGCGCAGGCCTGGCGCTTTTTCCGGTTTTTGTCGGGTTGGAAGCGCAACGCAACGATCTGCCGGGGCTGGAAGTATTCGCTCATTCCCCATGGCTCTCGGCAGCCTGCCTGATCGTGACAGCCTTTCTGCTGGTCTCGACCCTGCCGGTCTGGTCCTTCAAGAATTTCAAGGTTCCTTCGCAGCTGATCGTTCCCCTGCTGCTGGGAACCGGTCTCTATGCGGCTTTTCTGGTTACAGAACCCTGGGGGGCACTGGCCTCGGCTGGCCTGCTCTACCTGATCATGCTGCCCTTCTCGCGACGCTCCTACTGGCACCTTCGCCACGAAGCCGAGGAAGACCGTAGGCTCGGGGGTCAGACAGTGACGGCGCCCAGATCCTCTCCTCCGTCCGCCGGTTGA
- a CDS encoding NADH-quinone oxidoreductase subunit B family protein — MDEQIEGQSGGKDYQPAADPIMSAPLKAKESPAAARQMQSASVPVTLLMAFLDAQRWRPRARHGRLRQLIRLYPVATGGCDGCAMEVQMLPSVTALEGSGFQLVDDPALADWLLLSGPVTRASAGRLAEVWSRMPPGRCMIALGACALNGGVFPNDYAVLGGVSSLARSWRTVPGCPPAPEEILQALCAFAREGERAAKAQARR; from the coding sequence ATGGATGAACAGATTGAAGGACAGTCGGGCGGGAAGGATTATCAGCCTGCAGCTGATCCCATTATGTCTGCACCGCTGAAAGCCAAGGAAAGTCCTGCGGCCGCGCGCCAGATGCAGAGCGCTTCAGTGCCGGTGACGCTCCTCATGGCGTTTCTGGATGCGCAGCGTTGGCGCCCGCGTGCCCGGCACGGACGTCTGCGCCAGTTGATCCGGCTTTATCCGGTGGCGACAGGCGGTTGTGATGGCTGTGCCATGGAAGTGCAGATGCTGCCTTCTGTCACGGCGCTGGAGGGAAGCGGCTTTCAGCTGGTGGATGATCCCGCCCTGGCGGACTGGCTGCTTCTGAGCGGACCGGTAACCCGTGCAAGTGCCGGGCGGCTGGCAGAGGTCTGGAGCCGTATGCCGCCAGGACGATGCATGATCGCCTTAGGGGCATGTGCCCTTAACGGGGGTGTTTTCCCGAATGATTATGCGGTTCTTGGAGGGGTGAGCAGCCTGGCACGGAGCTGGCGGACTGTCCCCGGCTGCCCGCCGGCACCTGAAGAAATCCTGCAGGCCCTGTGCGCCTTTGCGCGGGAAGGAGAGCGTGCCGCGAAAGCTCAGGCCAGACGTTAG
- a CDS encoding NADH-quinone oxidoreductase subunit D-related protein, whose amino-acid sequence MTPSAQAAKPLEEGGLPGSTMNALLRQGEQVGLLRYRLTPEQWEKMLSAPGHSLPLLASWADATEATLLLLEGESPVLVSTPVLQRRYLGASRRYAAAVMGERMSRDLWGVEAQFARSDTPLLDSGCWTVTWPLAPDPVPASGRPDPAWAELVPPDRSGVAGVLNLTRVEDGSVECGLFEAHRGIQARLRGLSPTQALGLVGRVSASGFVAHPLAFARAVEQACGLLPTPRERDIRLLLLEVERLSLHLYDLARTAREAGAGLMGEQCAMLRERLARLCQKHGTSRRLTDTIGVLPLESAVAEPVLLAQAVVDSLAPYLPRLTKLNRIYASRFAGVGVLSPEMAWQYALGGAVGRGSGRFVDLRRSEAGMRVDCLRAPVGHEGDALARNRVRLGEMRDSLALLRRLIASIGQSDDVSPLPPTGEGLGVAEGARGDVWYWVRLDENGNLADVQVRDPAVALLGALTPLLASVPAARVPLVLSSLGLSPAGAAL is encoded by the coding sequence GTGACCCCTTCTGCCCAGGCGGCGAAACCTCTGGAGGAGGGCGGTCTGCCGGGCAGCACGATGAACGCCTTGCTGCGCCAGGGAGAGCAGGTCGGGCTGCTGCGCTACCGGCTGACGCCAGAGCAGTGGGAGAAGATGCTGAGCGCTCCAGGGCATTCTCTGCCTCTGCTGGCGAGCTGGGCGGATGCCACGGAAGCCACGCTTCTGCTGCTGGAAGGTGAAAGCCCTGTCCTTGTCAGCACGCCCGTGCTGCAACGGCGTTACCTCGGCGCTTCCCGGCGGTACGCTGCCGCAGTGATGGGGGAGCGGATGAGTCGCGATCTCTGGGGCGTGGAAGCGCAGTTTGCGCGCTCTGATACGCCTCTTCTCGACAGTGGCTGCTGGACCGTCACCTGGCCCCTGGCCCCTGATCCAGTCCCTGCCAGCGGCAGACCTGATCCGGCCTGGGCGGAGCTGGTGCCCCCTGACCGCTCCGGGGTGGCAGGTGTTCTGAACCTGACACGCGTTGAAGATGGCAGCGTGGAATGCGGGCTGTTTGAAGCGCACAGGGGAATTCAGGCGCGCCTGCGCGGCTTGAGCCCAACTCAGGCGCTGGGGCTGGTGGGGCGTGTGAGCGCGAGCGGTTTTGTGGCCCATCCTCTCGCTTTTGCCCGTGCGGTGGAGCAGGCCTGCGGTCTTCTGCCCACGCCGCGTGAGCGTGACATACGTCTGCTTCTGCTGGAGGTGGAACGCCTCAGTCTCCATTTATACGATCTGGCGCGTACAGCCCGCGAAGCAGGAGCCGGGCTGATGGGCGAGCAATGCGCGATGCTGCGCGAGCGGTTGGCGCGGCTGTGCCAGAAACATGGCACGAGCCGCCGCCTGACCGATACGATCGGTGTTCTGCCGCTGGAAAGTGCTGTTGCGGAACCGGTGCTTCTGGCTCAGGCCGTTGTGGACAGCCTTGCCCCTTATCTGCCACGCCTGACCAAGTTGAACAGAATCTATGCATCACGTTTTGCCGGGGTGGGCGTGCTGTCGCCGGAAATGGCCTGGCAATATGCGCTTGGTGGTGCAGTCGGGCGGGGCAGTGGGCGTTTTGTCGACCTGCGGCGCAGTGAAGCGGGAATGCGGGTGGACTGTCTGCGTGCCCCTGTAGGTCACGAGGGAGACGCCTTGGCCCGCAACAGGGTACGGTTGGGAGAAATGCGGGATTCTCTGGCTCTGCTCCGCCGACTGATTGCGTCAATCGGCCAGAGTGACGATGTGTCTCCCCTGCCGCCGACCGGTGAGGGGCTGGGCGTTGCGGAAGGGGCCCGTGGTGATGTGTGGTACTGGGTACGGCTTGATGAAAACGGAAACCTGGCAGATGTGCAGGTGCGCGACCCGGCAGTTGCCCTTCTGGGGGCGCTGACACCCCTGCTGGCTTCTGTGCCGGCAGCACGGGTTCCGCTGGTATTGAGCTCGTTGGGGCTGTCCCCGGCAGGGGCGGCTTTATAG